One Capsicum annuum cultivar UCD-10X-F1 chromosome 2, UCD10Xv1.1, whole genome shotgun sequence genomic window carries:
- the LOC107859834 gene encoding protein IQ-DOMAIN 20, producing the protein MRMSKKNWFGSVKKKLFRSSPSHKNIIVLHNNTITNRTSSANGRSPTKNNGRAYFIPKEDMAAITIQSHFRGHLARRAFKALKSLVRLQAVVRGACVRRQARIALHCMHALARLQVTVRARQLLSKCDDR; encoded by the exons ATGAGGATGTCCAAGAAGAATTGGTTTGGCAGTGTCAAAAAGAAACTATTCCGGTCATCTCCttcacataaaaatatcattGTTCTTCATAACAACACTATTACCAATAGGACAAGCAGCGCCAATGGACGGTCGCCTACGAAGAACAATGGCCGCGCCTATTTTATACCTAAAGAGGATATGGCTGCTATTACTATTCAGTCTCATTTTAGAGGTCATCTT GCAAGACGGGCGTTTAAGGCACTGAAAAGCCTAGTGAGGCTTCAAGCAGTGGTGCGTGGGGCATGTGTGAGAAGACAAGCAAGGATAGCTCTGCATTGCATGCACGCCCTTGCACGGTTGCAAGTTACTGTCCGAGCTCGGCAACTCCTCAGCAAGTGCGACGACCGTTGA